One window from the genome of Nitrospinota bacterium encodes:
- a CDS encoding metallopeptidase family protein, whose product MKLSQKEFDRITTGSIRRIPSEIRGHLDNVLISVQKRPSRKLLKEMGLPPDHSLLGVYQGVSLMKRSAVEPPLYPDTIFLFQEPIEEMCDTIEEIEKQIEITVVHEIAHFLGISEERLAELGY is encoded by the coding sequence ATGAAGTTGAGCCAGAAGGAATTCGACAGGATTACTACTGGGTCGATCCGCCGTATACCGAGTGAAATTCGTGGACACCTAGACAATGTTTTGATTTCCGTCCAGAAGCGCCCCTCCCGCAAATTGCTCAAAGAAATGGGCTTGCCACCAGATCACTCTCTATTAGGTGTCTACCAAGGCGTTTCATTGATGAAGCGTTCTGCAGTAGAACCTCCACTATATCCGGACACGATTTTTCTGTTTCAAGAACCAATAGAGGAAATGTGTGATACAATCGAGGAAATCGAAAAACAGATCGAAATCACGGTGGTTCATGAAATTGCTCATTTCTTGGGAATCAGCGAAGAGCGCTTGGCAGAGCTAGGTTACTAA
- a CDS encoding PilZ domain-containing protein yields the protein MKTISQKERRRAKREIIGYALINVYPKNVQTQSEIRARVFDISPLGAGIISYQPCIKDSKIYLSLLSPDNTSLPNISGRVVRCKEKNNEYHIGIEFENINEYQKSLIENYIRSMKLWNKNKE from the coding sequence ATGAAAACCATATCACAAAAAGAAAGACGTCGAGCAAAAAGAGAAATCATAGGATATGCTCTCATTAATGTCTATCCGAAAAACGTACAAACTCAATCAGAAATAAGAGCAAGGGTCTTTGATATTTCTCCGTTAGGAGCAGGAATTATTTCCTATCAACCCTGTATTAAGGATTCGAAAATCTATCTCAGTCTTTTGTCTCCAGATAACACTTCTCTACCCAATATTTCTGGTAGGGTTGTGCGGTGTAAAGAAAAGAATAATGAGTATCATATTGGTATTGAGTTTGAAAATATCAATGAATATCAAAAATCACTCATCGAAAACTACATCAGATCGATGAAACTGTGGAACAAGAACAAGGAATAG
- a CDS encoding sigma-70 family RNA polymerase sigma factor yields MLLSKADNILIEKCKRGDTNSFEILVLKYQRRIFNLIFRLTNEPDIVEDIAQEVFLRAYNAINDFKGKSSFSTWIYRITVNTCFNYIKSKRRHQYENLETNEPLEKYTLTSNNLTDTELLIERHELSKKIKEAIGSLNHEQRTIFVLRDVEGLSYEEIGKILDCPSGTVRSRLFRARRELRTKLENYIKV; encoded by the coding sequence TTGCTTTTAAGTAAAGCAGATAACATACTCATAGAGAAATGTAAGAGGGGAGATACAAATTCCTTTGAAATTCTGGTACTTAAGTATCAGAGGCGAATCTTCAATCTGATATTTCGTTTAACGAATGAACCTGATATAGTGGAAGATATAGCTCAGGAGGTATTTCTCAGGGCATATAATGCAATAAATGATTTTAAAGGAAAATCCTCATTTTCAACATGGATTTATCGTATTACAGTAAATACATGCTTCAATTACATAAAGTCAAAGAGAAGACATCAATATGAAAATTTGGAAACGAACGAACCTTTAGAGAAATATACCTTAACATCTAATAATTTAACTGATACAGAACTATTAATTGAACGTCACGAGTTGTCCAAAAAGATAAAAGAGGCCATTGGTTCCTTAAATCATGAACAGAGAACCATTTTTGTCTTGAGGGATGTTGAGGGGCTCTCATACGAAGAAATTGGAAAGATTCTGGATTGTCCGAGTGGAACAGTGCGTTCAAGATTATTTAGGGCCAGAAGAGAATTGAGAACAAAGTTAGAAAATTATATAAAGGTATGA
- a CDS encoding zf-HC2 domain-containing protein: MKCKNFQELISAFIDNELNLRETLSLKRHIKSCEHCREELKIIGKVQNECQNEGLSWVAPQPSEEFSPTLMNIIYNLPAHQKERNPFFLNKPLFIIRDWFISLMRRPIITFSLSGATLALLIGLMVFSWIQKDKLQTVYELVQKDTTLVAEKDINYYINEYAIKASETPDVFREGIIESVTYQPSR; encoded by the coding sequence ATGAAATGTAAAAATTTTCAAGAACTGATATCGGCTTTTATTGACAATGAATTGAATCTACGAGAAACCCTTAGTCTGAAAAGGCACATTAAATCGTGCGAACATTGCAGGGAAGAACTAAAAATTATCGGTAAAGTTCAAAATGAATGTCAAAACGAAGGTCTGTCCTGGGTTGCTCCTCAACCAAGCGAAGAATTTTCACCTACTTTAATGAATATTATTTATAATCTTCCTGCCCATCAGAAAGAGAGAAATCCGTTCTTTTTAAATAAGCCTTTATTCATTATAAGAGATTGGTTCATTTCATTAATGAGAAGACCCATTATTACCTTTTCTCTCTCCGGAGCTACGCTAGCCCTGTTGATAGGCTTGATGGTTTTCTCTTGGATCCAAAAAGATAAACTTCAGACCGTTTATGAGCTTGTACAAAAAGATACAACTCTGGTAGCAGAAAAAGATATAAATTATTATATAAATGAATATGCAATTAAAGCTTCAGAAACTCCCGATGTTTTCCGAGAAGGAATAATAGAATCAGTAACTTATCAGCCTTCAAGATAA
- a CDS encoding sigma-E factor regulatory protein RseB domain-containing protein: MKKLNIVLSLIFFTFFISPQSVFAQEKSVKELLKKITEAELRSSYQGERFIFNFYTPNPNVIRYQIIRIRPGLEKKVLKTLDNKDERIILKDGKNLWEYIPSEKRVIKRSVDPLADRAYTLFKNIDLLKKNYSIKIIDDDIKIADRKSTLVELAPKNNEKRVRYKIWIDKERGIGLKTEIYSPENKLITLSFYSKIDFTPPHDMNKFVLRVPKNTSLHAIKEKRNLAMVSVESLVDFRVQLPKILPKGFVLTGGRVKTLKTTKELHVHYSDGLSGISLFENSSGKMYTRNNTPLRPVDINGNMGNFYKVGLVRLLEWQSKGITIALVGELEEEEFLKIARSIE; encoded by the coding sequence ATGAAAAAACTTAATATTGTTCTTTCATTAATATTCTTTACCTTTTTTATATCTCCTCAAAGCGTCTTTGCTCAAGAAAAGAGCGTTAAAGAATTGCTCAAAAAGATAACCGAAGCAGAGCTTAGGAGCTCTTACCAAGGAGAGAGATTTATATTTAATTTTTATACCCCAAACCCAAATGTCATTCGTTACCAAATCATTCGTATAAGACCAGGCTTAGAAAAAAAGGTTTTGAAAACTTTGGACAATAAAGATGAACGTATAATTTTAAAAGACGGGAAAAACCTCTGGGAGTATATCCCTTCTGAAAAGAGAGTTATAAAACGTTCTGTTGACCCTCTTGCAGACAGGGCTTATACGCTTTTCAAAAATATAGACCTATTAAAAAAGAATTATTCGATTAAAATTATCGATGATGACATAAAAATTGCAGATAGAAAATCAACCCTTGTTGAGCTTGCCCCAAAAAATAATGAAAAAAGGGTTAGATACAAAATCTGGATAGATAAAGAAAGAGGAATTGGATTAAAAACAGAGATTTATAGCCCAGAAAATAAATTAATCACCCTCTCTTTCTATTCGAAAATAGATTTTACCCCGCCCCATGATATGAATAAATTCGTCTTAAGGGTCCCTAAAAACACCAGCCTCCATGCAATAAAGGAAAAACGAAATTTAGCAATGGTGAGTGTAGAATCTCTCGTAGACTTTAGAGTACAGCTTCCTAAAATCCTTCCCAAAGGCTTCGTTCTTACTGGGGGACGCGTGAAGACTTTAAAAACCACAAAGGAGCTCCATGTTCACTATTCAGATGGACTTAGCGGTATCTCTTTGTTTGAAAATTCATCAGGGAAGATGTATACGAGGAATAACACCCCTTTAAGACCTGTTGATATTAACGGTAATATGGGTAATTTTTATAAGGTGGGGCTGGTTCGTCTCCTTGAATGGCAGTCCAAAGGTATTACCATTGCCCTTGTTGGAGAATTGGAAGAAGAAGAATTCTTAAAGATTGCTCGGTCAATAGAATAA